From one Malus sylvestris chromosome 1, drMalSylv7.2, whole genome shotgun sequence genomic stretch:
- the LOC126589099 gene encoding uncharacterized protein LOC126589099 isoform X2 produces the protein MSPELTTKVRLVRCPKCRLLLPELPEIPVYKCGGCGVTLQVKNRMNGLRSKSASVNDTEAAQRIRLDHGSEDKKSRSSGRNATLPESGECSSEGNESSTSSTPKAAYPEPGNRFSKQDNVKNEDKPSEEQKSSISSHSAALPYQNNERDESKSSEGNESISSSTRTVTFVDSEKSFPDQNNEERKDAAFEDKESSISTHNASLSNPGESLSDQNTEKSEDKSSEDKESSSSSNNASLLMSGESFSDQSNERGQSKSSEGNESSSLSPKATFPGESFADNQNNEKDQIESSEGNRFSSSSPKATYPDSGECLPDQNNESDMIESSEGNKFSSSSPEVTFPDSGKCFSEQDNSKSEIKSSEVKETLPKTRKGAEVSTNDGSSPLGETSVDVDINKEIDSDFQNSNTVNPGDSRGSSSIVTAHTAVRESISSDSFKSSPHGRQEEPQNSVPNGFDHVRSPDAFENRVTVHMPARESVSSDSLTSSPDGQLEEPQNSAFSNGFDHVRSPDVFENTEFFPSFELSGAPRDPSKSPANTSHHAYDASVSSYDGMDDQFFNRTTRSNIVHSEERTRRDKFMASSMINRDSGLQHQPRDPWSNLPMKNDRAMRYRKRDQDASLPPRRQGHPSRDWNRLQSDESMYRMAFPRRVSQGGYENGGPTSQLHNEYQHNSGYQSSEMSVEAEQDKMTLLRMVYELQDQVNSLNGKASGRVAGEATWNEKSMPQYRSYEAFEKELCHDPNYQRYLRRHRTGSLYPPQHHSKNMRIPFSSEATTSRHQPDSSYLHYGPQDWQCSAPLSQPVRCSNNGLCRVHPGHSCWTSYDKSRPSTPERYMGSDSPLWGHETMSDDLRHQRHDAKKFYREKQHLAKRHFRPIAGGAPMITCYNCSELLQIPADFLLFKRRYHRLRCGACSEVLKFSLQKRAHIVPYEQNAIAPPSEVGDYNAAGNGSNLAHHADPVSCSDDYGYGPSYYHSYSSDGDPGAFAPSNSNHGDSEDQNMSHNSLDPTRERKKLVLRESQNKDKNPIETIVSARPSLSSEIEELPANSSSPLHRLMGYASPSLVIRGSVTSRTGRSSYPLQR, from the exons ATGTCTCCTGAATTGACAACAAAAGTTCGACTGGTTCGATGTCCGAAATGCCGGCTGCTTCTTCCGGAGTTGCCCGAAATTCCGGTCTACAAGTGTGGCGGATGTGGCGTCACTCTCCAAG TGAAAAATCGAATGAATGGATTGAGAAGCAAGAGCGCCAGCGTAAATGACACTGAGGCAGCTCAGAGGATTCGTTTGGATCACGGTTCGGAAGATAAAAAATCCAGAAGCTCAGGTCGTAATGCAACTCTTCCTGAATCTGGAGAATGCTCTTCAGAAGGCAACGAGTCCAGCACCTCAAGTACTCCTAAGGCTGCTTATCCTGAACCGGGAAATCGCTTTTCGAAACAAGACAATGTGAAGAATGAAGACAAGCCTTCCGAAGAACAGAAATCTAGCATCTCAAGTCATAGTGCAGCTCTTCCATACCAAAACAATGAGAGGGATGAGAGTAAATCTTCAGAAGGCAACGAATCTATCAGCTCAAGTACTCGTACAGTTACTTTTGTTGACTCGGAAAAAAGCTTTCCGGACCAAAACAACGAGGAGAGAAAAGATGCGGCTTTCGAGGACAAAGAGTCTAGCATCTCAACTCATAATGCAAGTCTTTCGAACCCAGGAGAGTCCCTTTCAGACCAAAACACTGAGAAGAGTGAAGATAAGTCTTCCGAAGACAAAGAATCGAGCTCTTCAAGTAATAATGCAAGTCTTTTGATGTCAGGAGAATCATTTTCAGACCAAAGCAATGAGAGGGGCCAGAGTAAATCTTCAGAAGGTAATGAATCTAGCAGCCTAAGTCCTAAGGCTACTTTTCCGGGAGAAAGTTTTGCGGACAACCAAAACAATGAGAAGGATCAGATTGAGTCTTCAGAAGGCAACAGGTTTAGCAGCTCAAGTCCAAAAGCTACTTATCCTGACTCGGGAGAATGTTTACCGGACCAAAACAACGAGAGTGATATGATTGAGTCTTCAGAAGGCAACAAGTTTAGCAGCTCAAGTCCTGAGGTAACTTTTCCTGACTCGGGAAAATGCTTCTCAGAACAAGACAATAGCAAGAGTGAAATCAAGTCTTCAGAAGTTAAGGAGACATTACCAAAAACACGAAAAGGTGCAGAAGTATCAACAAATGATGGGAGCTCACCATTAGGAGAAACAAGTGTGGACGTAGACATCAACAAGGAgattgattctgatttccagaACTCAAATACTGTAAATCCAGGAGATTCGAGGGGCAGTAGTTCAATTGTTACTGCTCATACAGCCGTAAGGGAAAGCATTTCATCGGATTCCTTTAAATCTTCTCCTCATGGACGACAGGAGGAACCTCAGAATAGTGTTCCCAATGGCTTTGATCATGTAAG GTCTCCTGATGCATTTGAAAATAGAGTTACTGTTCATATGCCGGCAAGGGAAAGCGTTTCATCGGATTCCCTGACATCTTCTCCTGATGGACAACTGGAGGAACCTCAGAATAGTGCTTTTTCCAATGGCTTTGATCATGTAAGGTCTCCTGATGTATTTGAAAATACGGAGTTCTTCCCCAGCTTTGAGCTTAGCGGTGCACCTAGAGATCCGTCAAAGTCCCCAGCAAATACAAGTCATCATGCTTATGATGCCAGTGTTTCTTCTTATGATGGCATGGATGATCAGTTCTTCAACCGAACTACACGTTCAAATATTGTTCATTCTGAAGAACGAACCAGACGGGATAAATTCATGGCAAGTAGCATGATAAATAGAGATTCAGGATTGCAACATCAACCAAGGGATCCCTGGTCAAATTTGCCCATGAAGAACGATCGTGCCATGAGATACAGAAAGCGGGATCAAGATGCATCACTGCCACCTAGAAGACAAGGTCATCCAAGCAGAGATTGGAACAGATTGCAAAGTGATGAATCTATGTATAGGATGGCTTTCCCTCGAAGAGTTTCCCAAGGTGGATACGAAAATGGAGGCCCTACAAGTCAACTGCATAACGAGTACCAGCACAATTCAGGCTACCAATCATCTGAAATGTCTGTGGAGGCTGAACAGGACAAGATGACACTATTGAGAATGGTTTATGAACTGCAGGATCAAGTTAACAGTTTGAATGGAAAGGCGAGTGGAAGGGTTGCCGGAGAAGCCACTTGGAATGAGAAAAGCATGCCCCAGTACCGTAGCTATGAGGCATTCGAGAAGGAACTCTGTCATGATCCAAACTATCAGAGGTATCTGAGAAGACACAGGACAGGCAGCCTCTATCCCCCCCAGCACCACAGCAAAAACATGCGCATACCTTTCTCGAGTGAGGCAACAACCAGCAGGCACCAACCTGATTCTTcatatttgcattatggcccccAAGACTGGCAGTGCTCAGCACCATTGTCTCAACCCGTTCGTTGCAGCAACAACGGGTTATGTAGGGTTCACCCTGGTCACAGTTGCTGGACATCCTATGACAAGTCTCGTCCTTCAACTCCTGAACGGTATATGGGATCTGATTCTCCTCTTTGGGGCCATGAAACAATGTCTGATGATCTAAGGCACCAAAGGCATGATGCGAAGAAGTTTTACAGAGAGAAACAACATTTGGCTAAACGACATTTCCGCCCCATAGCAGGTGGAGCCCCTATGATAACTTGTTACAACTGCTCAGAACTGCTGCAGATACCTGCAGATTTTCTCCTTTTCAAAAGGAGATACCATAGACTTCGATGTGGGGCTTGTTCGGAGGTGCTCAAGTTTTCGCTCCAAAAGAGAGCTCATATTGTCCCCTATGAACAGAATGCTATAGCCCCTCCGAGTGAGGTTGGCGACTATAATGCTGCCGGTAATGGCAGTAACTTGGCTCACCATGCTGATCCTGTTTCATGCTCTGATGATTATGGTTATGGACCCTCTTACTACCATAGTTACTCTTCTGACGGTGATCCTGGAGCTTTTGCACCCTCCAACTCTAACCATGGTGATTCAGAGGACCAAAATATGTCACATAATTCATTGGATCCAacgagagagaggaagaagctTGTTTTGAGAGAGTCTCAGAACAAAGATAAGAATCCAATTGAAACAATTGTGTCAGCAAGACCGTCGTTatcctcagaaatcgaagagctgCCAGCAAATTCGAGTTCACCACTTCATCGACTCATGGGCTACGCTTCACCAAGCCTAGTGATTAGAGGGTCTGTAACATCTCGGACAGGGAGAAGCTCATACCCATTGCAGAGATAA
- the LOC126589099 gene encoding uncharacterized protein LOC126589099 isoform X1, translating to MSPELTTKVRLVRCPKCRLLLPELPEIPVYKCGGCGVTLQVKNRMNGLRSKSASVNDTEAAQRIRLDHGSEDKKSRSSGRNATLPESGECSSEGNESSTSSTPKAAYPEPGNRFSKQDNVKNEDKPSEEQKSSISSHSAALPYQNNERDESKSSEGNESISSSTRTVTFVDSEKSFPDQNNEERKDAAFEDKESSISTHNASLSNPGESLSDQNTEKSEDKSSEDKESSSSSNNASLLMSGESFSDQSNERGQSKSSEGNESSSLSPKATFPGESFADNQNNEKDQIESSEGNRFSSSSPKATYPDSGECLPDQNNESDMIESSEGNKFSSSSPEVTFPDSGKCFSEQDNSKSEIKSSEVKETLPKTRKGAEVSTNDGSSPLGETSVDVDINKEIDSDFQNSNTVNPGDSRGSSSIVTAHTAVRESISSDSFKSSPHGRQEEPQNSVPNGFDHVRSPDAFENIVTAHMPERESVSLDSLTSSPNGQQVEPQSSVPIVFDHVRSPDAFENRVTVHMPARESVSSDSLTSSPDGQLEEPQNSAFSNGFDHVRSPDVFENTEFFPSFELSGAPRDPSKSPANTSHHAYDASVSSYDGMDDQFFNRTTRSNIVHSEERTRRDKFMASSMINRDSGLQHQPRDPWSNLPMKNDRAMRYRKRDQDASLPPRRQGHPSRDWNRLQSDESMYRMAFPRRVSQGGYENGGPTSQLHNEYQHNSGYQSSEMSVEAEQDKMTLLRMVYELQDQVNSLNGKASGRVAGEATWNEKSMPQYRSYEAFEKELCHDPNYQRYLRRHRTGSLYPPQHHSKNMRIPFSSEATTSRHQPDSSYLHYGPQDWQCSAPLSQPVRCSNNGLCRVHPGHSCWTSYDKSRPSTPERYMGSDSPLWGHETMSDDLRHQRHDAKKFYREKQHLAKRHFRPIAGGAPMITCYNCSELLQIPADFLLFKRRYHRLRCGACSEVLKFSLQKRAHIVPYEQNAIAPPSEVGDYNAAGNGSNLAHHADPVSCSDDYGYGPSYYHSYSSDGDPGAFAPSNSNHGDSEDQNMSHNSLDPTRERKKLVLRESQNKDKNPIETIVSARPSLSSEIEELPANSSSPLHRLMGYASPSLVIRGSVTSRTGRSSYPLQR from the exons ATGTCTCCTGAATTGACAACAAAAGTTCGACTGGTTCGATGTCCGAAATGCCGGCTGCTTCTTCCGGAGTTGCCCGAAATTCCGGTCTACAAGTGTGGCGGATGTGGCGTCACTCTCCAAG TGAAAAATCGAATGAATGGATTGAGAAGCAAGAGCGCCAGCGTAAATGACACTGAGGCAGCTCAGAGGATTCGTTTGGATCACGGTTCGGAAGATAAAAAATCCAGAAGCTCAGGTCGTAATGCAACTCTTCCTGAATCTGGAGAATGCTCTTCAGAAGGCAACGAGTCCAGCACCTCAAGTACTCCTAAGGCTGCTTATCCTGAACCGGGAAATCGCTTTTCGAAACAAGACAATGTGAAGAATGAAGACAAGCCTTCCGAAGAACAGAAATCTAGCATCTCAAGTCATAGTGCAGCTCTTCCATACCAAAACAATGAGAGGGATGAGAGTAAATCTTCAGAAGGCAACGAATCTATCAGCTCAAGTACTCGTACAGTTACTTTTGTTGACTCGGAAAAAAGCTTTCCGGACCAAAACAACGAGGAGAGAAAAGATGCGGCTTTCGAGGACAAAGAGTCTAGCATCTCAACTCATAATGCAAGTCTTTCGAACCCAGGAGAGTCCCTTTCAGACCAAAACACTGAGAAGAGTGAAGATAAGTCTTCCGAAGACAAAGAATCGAGCTCTTCAAGTAATAATGCAAGTCTTTTGATGTCAGGAGAATCATTTTCAGACCAAAGCAATGAGAGGGGCCAGAGTAAATCTTCAGAAGGTAATGAATCTAGCAGCCTAAGTCCTAAGGCTACTTTTCCGGGAGAAAGTTTTGCGGACAACCAAAACAATGAGAAGGATCAGATTGAGTCTTCAGAAGGCAACAGGTTTAGCAGCTCAAGTCCAAAAGCTACTTATCCTGACTCGGGAGAATGTTTACCGGACCAAAACAACGAGAGTGATATGATTGAGTCTTCAGAAGGCAACAAGTTTAGCAGCTCAAGTCCTGAGGTAACTTTTCCTGACTCGGGAAAATGCTTCTCAGAACAAGACAATAGCAAGAGTGAAATCAAGTCTTCAGAAGTTAAGGAGACATTACCAAAAACACGAAAAGGTGCAGAAGTATCAACAAATGATGGGAGCTCACCATTAGGAGAAACAAGTGTGGACGTAGACATCAACAAGGAgattgattctgatttccagaACTCAAATACTGTAAATCCAGGAGATTCGAGGGGCAGTAGTTCAATTGTTACTGCTCATACAGCCGTAAGGGAAAGCATTTCATCGGATTCCTTTAAATCTTCTCCTCATGGACGACAGGAGGAACCTCAGAATAGTGTTCCCAATGGCTTTGATCATGTAAGGTCTCCTGATGCATTTGAAAATATAGTTACTGCTCATATGCCGGAAAGGGAAAGCGTTTCATTGGATTCCCTGACATCTTCTCCTAATGGACAACAGGTGGAACCTCAGAGCAGTGTTCCCATTGTCTTTGATCATGTAAGGTCTCCTGATGCATTTGAAAATAGAGTTACTGTTCATATGCCGGCAAGGGAAAGCGTTTCATCGGATTCCCTGACATCTTCTCCTGATGGACAACTGGAGGAACCTCAGAATAGTGCTTTTTCCAATGGCTTTGATCATGTAAGGTCTCCTGATGTATTTGAAAATACGGAGTTCTTCCCCAGCTTTGAGCTTAGCGGTGCACCTAGAGATCCGTCAAAGTCCCCAGCAAATACAAGTCATCATGCTTATGATGCCAGTGTTTCTTCTTATGATGGCATGGATGATCAGTTCTTCAACCGAACTACACGTTCAAATATTGTTCATTCTGAAGAACGAACCAGACGGGATAAATTCATGGCAAGTAGCATGATAAATAGAGATTCAGGATTGCAACATCAACCAAGGGATCCCTGGTCAAATTTGCCCATGAAGAACGATCGTGCCATGAGATACAGAAAGCGGGATCAAGATGCATCACTGCCACCTAGAAGACAAGGTCATCCAAGCAGAGATTGGAACAGATTGCAAAGTGATGAATCTATGTATAGGATGGCTTTCCCTCGAAGAGTTTCCCAAGGTGGATACGAAAATGGAGGCCCTACAAGTCAACTGCATAACGAGTACCAGCACAATTCAGGCTACCAATCATCTGAAATGTCTGTGGAGGCTGAACAGGACAAGATGACACTATTGAGAATGGTTTATGAACTGCAGGATCAAGTTAACAGTTTGAATGGAAAGGCGAGTGGAAGGGTTGCCGGAGAAGCCACTTGGAATGAGAAAAGCATGCCCCAGTACCGTAGCTATGAGGCATTCGAGAAGGAACTCTGTCATGATCCAAACTATCAGAGGTATCTGAGAAGACACAGGACAGGCAGCCTCTATCCCCCCCAGCACCACAGCAAAAACATGCGCATACCTTTCTCGAGTGAGGCAACAACCAGCAGGCACCAACCTGATTCTTcatatttgcattatggcccccAAGACTGGCAGTGCTCAGCACCATTGTCTCAACCCGTTCGTTGCAGCAACAACGGGTTATGTAGGGTTCACCCTGGTCACAGTTGCTGGACATCCTATGACAAGTCTCGTCCTTCAACTCCTGAACGGTATATGGGATCTGATTCTCCTCTTTGGGGCCATGAAACAATGTCTGATGATCTAAGGCACCAAAGGCATGATGCGAAGAAGTTTTACAGAGAGAAACAACATTTGGCTAAACGACATTTCCGCCCCATAGCAGGTGGAGCCCCTATGATAACTTGTTACAACTGCTCAGAACTGCTGCAGATACCTGCAGATTTTCTCCTTTTCAAAAGGAGATACCATAGACTTCGATGTGGGGCTTGTTCGGAGGTGCTCAAGTTTTCGCTCCAAAAGAGAGCTCATATTGTCCCCTATGAACAGAATGCTATAGCCCCTCCGAGTGAGGTTGGCGACTATAATGCTGCCGGTAATGGCAGTAACTTGGCTCACCATGCTGATCCTGTTTCATGCTCTGATGATTATGGTTATGGACCCTCTTACTACCATAGTTACTCTTCTGACGGTGATCCTGGAGCTTTTGCACCCTCCAACTCTAACCATGGTGATTCAGAGGACCAAAATATGTCACATAATTCATTGGATCCAacgagagagaggaagaagctTGTTTTGAGAGAGTCTCAGAACAAAGATAAGAATCCAATTGAAACAATTGTGTCAGCAAGACCGTCGTTatcctcagaaatcgaagagctgCCAGCAAATTCGAGTTCACCACTTCATCGACTCATGGGCTACGCTTCACCAAGCCTAGTGATTAGAGGGTCTGTAACATCTCGGACAGGGAGAAGCTCATACCCATTGCAGAGATAA